A window of the Terriglobales bacterium genome harbors these coding sequences:
- a CDS encoding single-stranded DNA-binding protein, producing MARSVNKAILLGNLGRDPEVKYTPNGTAVARFTVATNERYKDKSGQWQDRTEWHNVVAWQRTAEIAGEYLKKGRSVYIEGRIQTRSWDDKQTGQKKYMTEIVASDLVLLGGREAGGEGRGRSGGDDMDQRAPEPAAATAPGPEITDEDIPF from the coding sequence ATGGCGCGCAGCGTGAACAAGGCGATCCTGCTGGGGAACCTGGGGCGCGACCCGGAAGTGAAATACACACCGAATGGGACCGCGGTGGCTCGCTTCACGGTGGCCACCAACGAGCGCTACAAGGACAAGAGCGGGCAGTGGCAGGACCGCACGGAGTGGCACAACGTGGTGGCCTGGCAGAGGACAGCGGAGATCGCCGGCGAATATCTGAAGAAGGGGCGCTCCGTGTATATCGAGGGGCGCATCCAGACGCGCTCCTGGGACGACAAGCAAACCGGTCAGAAGAAGTACATGACCGAGATCGTGGCCAGCGACCTGGTGCTGCTGGGAGGCCGGGAGGCGGGCGGCGAAGGACGCGGGCGCAGCGGCGGCGACGATATGGATCAACGCGCGCCGGAACCCGCGGCGGCCACGGCGCCGGGGCCGGAGATCACGGACGAAGATATTCCGTTCTGA
- a CDS encoding YpdA family putative bacillithiol disulfide reductase: MNAEPTLATELKRLERHAPGHIFDVLCIGAGPTGMACAIEAQRIGLTAVLIDKGCLVNSLYHYPANMVFFTTPELLVIGDLPFTTAHQKPTRQEALEYYRQVAEHYRLNVRQYERVERVKGKDGDFRVETVTSHNDVVHYRARKLVVATGFYDLPNKLGVPGEDLSKVFHYYREPHPYYDSNVVVVGGKNSAAEAALDLWRHGARVTLVHRGPGMSPSVKYWLKPDIENRIKNAEIAAYFHSRVREVTPTSILLATPEGDVILENDFVFALIGYHPDFDFLRSLGIELSNDQCRPICDPETLESNVPGLYVAGVIVAGSRTGEIFIENGRFHGQQIAEDLKRKLKSSG; the protein is encoded by the coding sequence ATGAACGCCGAGCCCACGCTCGCCACCGAGTTGAAGCGGCTCGAGCGCCACGCGCCCGGGCACATCTTCGACGTGCTGTGTATCGGCGCCGGTCCCACCGGCATGGCGTGCGCCATTGAAGCGCAGAGGATCGGCCTCACCGCCGTCCTCATCGACAAGGGCTGCCTGGTCAACTCGCTTTACCACTATCCGGCGAACATGGTTTTCTTCACCACGCCGGAACTGCTGGTGATCGGCGACCTACCGTTCACTACCGCTCACCAGAAGCCCACGCGCCAGGAAGCGCTCGAATACTATCGCCAGGTCGCGGAGCACTATCGTCTGAACGTCCGCCAGTACGAGCGCGTGGAGCGGGTCAAAGGCAAAGACGGCGACTTCCGCGTCGAAACCGTCACCTCACACAACGACGTGGTCCATTACCGCGCCCGCAAGCTGGTGGTCGCCACCGGCTTCTACGACCTGCCCAACAAGCTGGGCGTGCCGGGCGAGGACTTGTCGAAAGTGTTCCATTACTATCGCGAGCCGCATCCGTACTACGACAGCAACGTGGTGGTGGTGGGCGGCAAGAACTCGGCCGCCGAAGCCGCTCTGGACCTGTGGCGCCACGGCGCGCGCGTCACCCTGGTTCACCGCGGTCCCGGCATGTCTCCCAGCGTCAAGTACTGGCTGAAGCCCGATATCGAGAACCGCATCAAAAACGCCGAGATCGCCGCCTATTTCCATTCGCGCGTGCGCGAGGTCACACCCACCAGCATTCTGCTGGCGACGCCCGAGGGCGACGTGATCCTGGAGAACGACTTCGTCTTCGCTCTCATCGGCTACCATCCCGACTTCGATTTCCTGCGCAGCCTGGGCATCGAACTTTCCAACGACCAGTGCCGCCCCATCTGCGACCCGGAAACGCTGGAGAGCAACGTGCCCGGCCTCTACGTCGCCGGGGTCATCGTGGCCGGCTCACGCACCGGCGAGATCTTCATCGAGAACGGCCGCTTCCACGGCCAGCAGATCGCGGAAGACCTCAAGCGAAAGTTGAAGTCTTCGGGGTAG